A stretch of Rhinoderma darwinii isolate aRhiDar2 chromosome 4, aRhiDar2.hap1, whole genome shotgun sequence DNA encodes these proteins:
- the LOC142760387 gene encoding astacin-like metalloendopeptidase: MNTTDQYVSPLPPPKTSCLLKDLHNNHIALNTKQNKPEFSAVTILSDLLNIPNALTMINSSLQKTKDAGKTIAPYPYADSRAMFEIIKEANKDIAVFLVGGDIDVKHSRSAKVCPGCQWKKSANGMVIVPFVVSPDYSSFEISMFDTLMKEFEIMTCVQFVNRSNEQDYISIETGGGCWSYVGKVGGRQILSLDMPSCIKYTLVPHEFMHALGFFHEHTRPDRDQYIDVLLQNISPRDYSNFILDGGNTFQLPYGYKSILQFNS, encoded by the exons ATGAACACAACTGACCAGTACGTGTCACCTCTTCCACCACCCAAGACG TCCTGTTTACTCAAAGATCTTCATAATAATCACATAGCACTAAACACAAAGCAAAATAAACCTGAATTTTCGGCTGTAACTATTCTGTCAGACCTCCTTAATATCCCTAATGCATTGACCATGATAAACAGTAGCCTGCAG AAAACAAAAGATGCTGGAAAAA caattgCCCCTTATCCTTACGCTGACAGCAGAGCAATGTTTGAAATAATTAAGGAAGCAAACAAAG ACATCGCTGTCTTCCTTGTGGGTGGTGACATTGACGTTAAACACTCACGTAGTGCCAAAGTATGTCCTGGGTGCCAATGGAAAAAATCAGCAAATGGAATGGTAATAGTTCCGTTTGTCGTGTCCCCTGATTATT CTAGTTTCGAAATATCAATGTTCGATACGCTCATGAAGGAATTTGAGATTATGACCTGTGTACAGTTTGTCAATAGAAGCAATGAACAAGACTATATCAGTATAGAGACTGGAGGAGG GTGTTGGTCGTATGTTGGGAAGGTTGGAGGTAGACAGATATTGAGCCTTGATATGCCTTCCTGTATAAAATACACTCTGGTACCACATGAATTCATGCACGCGCTGGGCTTCTTCCATGAGCATACCAGGCCTGACCGGGACCAGTATATCGATGTCTTATTGCAAAATATTTCCCCAA GGGATTACAGCAATTTTATCTTGGATGGAGGAAATACTTTTCAGCTACCATATGGCTACAAATCAATCTTGCAATTTAACTCGTAA